From Staphylococcus sp. M0911, a single genomic window includes:
- a CDS encoding PLP-dependent aminotransferase family protein: protein MKEKQSLYIDLYEKLKKQIIEGQYQSNDRFPSKRQLSEHLSLSQTTIEHAYQLLLDEGFIYSKPRSGYYVSDIESLPVLSKQYVVPTTTYNNNENLDEDKEHYAYSFNLSEIDAEYFPSHLFRKYAKDVFEDNQFELLQRGNNQGEFELRQQIAHYLFSSRGVTSHPDQIIIGSSTEQLLNMLTDILEDASFAIEKPSYPPIKQVLDKKKFNYLQVPVEKNGIQTHPILSSDHNIIYITPSHQFPTGHVMNLKKRTQLINWAQQQDNRYIIEDDYDSEFRYFGKPIPALQSLDSQDKVIYLSTFSKSIYPSCRIAYIVLPPKLLEQYHHYHYKEANTAPVHIQRMIAQFMSSGSFERHLNKMRKIYKEKLQFILNALSPYENQLKVDGALTGMHFTLTVLNGLNMEECLQRAKKHSLKLHPYEFEENTSSTPKFIIGFGGIPKNQLTSHTEALINTLIIK from the coding sequence GTGAAAGAGAAACAATCACTGTATATTGATTTATACGAAAAGTTGAAAAAGCAAATTATAGAAGGTCAATATCAGTCAAATGACAGATTCCCTTCAAAACGTCAATTAAGTGAGCATTTATCTTTAAGCCAAACAACTATTGAACACGCCTATCAATTGTTATTGGATGAAGGGTTTATATACTCTAAACCACGATCAGGTTATTACGTCTCCGATATCGAATCATTACCTGTACTATCCAAACAATATGTTGTGCCCACAACTACATACAACAATAATGAAAATTTGGATGAAGATAAAGAACATTATGCTTATTCTTTTAACTTATCAGAAATCGACGCAGAATATTTTCCCTCACATTTATTTAGAAAATATGCAAAAGATGTATTTGAAGATAATCAGTTTGAACTATTACAAAGAGGAAATAATCAAGGTGAATTTGAATTAAGACAACAAATTGCGCATTATTTATTCAGCAGTAGAGGAGTAACATCTCATCCAGATCAAATCATAATAGGATCTTCAACAGAACAATTATTAAATATGTTAACTGATATACTCGAAGATGCGTCATTTGCTATAGAAAAACCTAGTTATCCTCCGATTAAACAAGTATTAGATAAAAAGAAATTCAACTATTTACAAGTCCCAGTCGAGAAAAATGGTATACAAACTCATCCTATTTTATCATCGGATCATAACATAATTTATATCACACCTTCACACCAGTTTCCTACTGGCCATGTTATGAATCTAAAGAAAAGAACCCAACTCATCAACTGGGCTCAACAACAAGATAATAGATACATTATCGAAGATGATTATGATTCAGAATTTAGATATTTTGGTAAACCTATCCCTGCATTACAGAGTCTTGATTCACAGGATAAAGTCATTTATCTTAGTACCTTTTCTAAATCTATTTATCCAAGTTGCAGAATTGCATATATTGTATTACCACCGAAATTGTTAGAACAATATCATCATTATCATTATAAAGAAGCCAATACAGCTCCAGTTCATATCCAAAGAATGATTGCACAATTTATGAGTAGTGGTAGTTTTGAACGTCATTTAAATAAAATGAGAAAAATTTATAAAGAAAAGTTGCAATTTATTTTAAATGCTTTGTCACCATACGAAAATCAGTTGAAAGTTGACGGTGCACTTACAGGTATGCATTTTACTCTAACTGTTTTAAACGGATTAAATATGGAAGAATGTTTACAACGCGCTAAAAAGCATTCACTGAAATTACACCCCTATGAATTTGAAGAAAATACAAGTTCAACTCCAAAATTCATTATAGGTTTCGGTGGTATTCCTAAAAACCAATTAACTTCCCATACAGAAGCACTCATCAATACGTTAATTATAAAGTAA
- the pdxT gene encoding pyridoxal 5'-phosphate synthase glutaminase subunit PdxT, translating to MKIGVLALQGAVREHIRHIELSGHEGIAIKKVEQLDDIDGLILPGGESTTLRRLMDLYGFKEKLQQSDLPMFGTCAGLIVLASDVEGEEGYLNKLDITVQRNSFGRQVDSFESELDIKGIATDIEGVFIRAPHIAKVADHVEILSEIGDKIVAVKQDKYLGVSFHPELTDDYRVTDYFINHMIQK from the coding sequence ATGAAAATAGGTGTATTAGCGCTTCAAGGTGCAGTTCGTGAACATATTCGTCATATAGAATTGAGTGGTCATGAAGGTATCGCAATTAAAAAAGTAGAACAATTAGATGATATCGATGGTTTAATCTTACCTGGTGGTGAATCAACAACATTAAGAAGGTTAATGGATTTATATGGTTTTAAAGAAAAGCTTCAGCAATCAGATTTACCTATGTTTGGTACTTGTGCTGGTTTAATCGTACTAGCTAGTGATGTTGAAGGTGAGGAAGGCTATTTAAATAAATTGGATATTACAGTTCAACGTAATTCATTTGGTAGACAAGTAGATAGCTTTGAATCAGAATTAGACATTAAAGGTATCGCTACGGATATAGAAGGTGTTTTTATTAGAGCACCTCATATTGCGAAAGTAGCTGACCATGTTGAAATATTAAGTGAAATTGGCGATAAAATCGTTGCTGTTAAGCAAGATAAATATTTAGGGGTATCATTCCATCCTGAATTAACAGATGATTATCGTGTAACGGACTATTTTATTAACCATATGATTCAAAAATAA
- a CDS encoding NupC/NupG family nucleoside CNT transporter, with amino-acid sequence MHILIGIIGIIFFLALAYLFSSDRKNIRWQYVGLLLVIQLIFAFILLKTNIGITVIGGIANGFGYLLSKAAEGVNFVFGGFKYVDPKNPPFFFNVLLPIVFISALIGILQYTKILPFIINVLGFLISKINGMGRLESYNAVAAAILGQSEVFISLKQQLPYIPKQRLYTLTASAMSTVSASIIGAYFTLIEPKYVVTAVVLNLFGGFIIASIINPYKVNEEDDKLLVAESETKNQSFFEMLGEYILDGFKVAVIVGAMLIGYIAIIALLNGLVSGAFSLLSGGAIKWDFQTLIGFVFAPFAFLAGVPWNDAVQSGSVMATKLLSNEFVAMQALGKLNGISEHAKGVTSVFLVSFANFSSIGIISGAIKSLNDKKGDVVARFGLKLLFGATLVSFISAAIAGFFI; translated from the coding sequence ATGCACATTCTCATAGGGATTATTGGAATTATTTTCTTTTTAGCACTCGCGTACTTATTTAGTTCAGATAGAAAGAATATTCGTTGGCAATATGTTGGATTATTATTAGTAATTCAATTAATTTTCGCCTTCATTTTATTAAAAACAAATATTGGTATTACAGTCATTGGTGGTATTGCTAATGGTTTTGGTTATTTACTATCTAAAGCAGCAGAAGGCGTTAACTTCGTTTTCGGTGGTTTTAAATATGTAGATCCTAAAAATCCACCATTTTTCTTTAACGTTTTATTACCAATTGTATTTATTTCAGCATTAATCGGTATCTTACAATACACTAAAATTTTACCATTTATAATTAATGTGTTAGGTTTCCTGATTTCAAAAATCAATGGTATGGGACGTTTGGAATCATACAATGCAGTAGCAGCAGCAATTTTAGGTCAATCTGAAGTATTTATTTCTTTAAAACAACAACTTCCTTATATACCTAAACAACGTTTGTATACATTAACTGCATCTGCAATGTCTACTGTATCTGCTTCAATTATTGGTGCTTATTTCACATTAATTGAACCGAAATACGTCGTAACAGCCGTTGTATTAAACTTATTTGGTGGTTTCATTATCGCTTCAATTATTAATCCTTATAAAGTTAATGAAGAAGATGATAAATTATTAGTTGCCGAAAGTGAAACTAAAAATCAATCTTTCTTTGAAATGCTTGGGGAGTATATTTTAGATGGATTTAAAGTGGCAGTCATCGTAGGCGCGATGTTAATTGGATACATCGCAATCATCGCGTTACTTAATGGTTTAGTAAGCGGTGCTTTCAGTTTACTTTCAGGTGGTGCAATCAAATGGGATTTCCAAACTTTAATTGGATTTGTTTTTGCTCCATTTGCATTCTTAGCAGGTGTACCATGGAACGATGCGGTTCAATCAGGTTCTGTTATGGCAACTAAATTACTATCAAATGAATTCGTTGCAATGCAGGCATTAGGTAAGTTAAATGGCATTTCAGAACATGCTAAAGGTGTTACTTCAGTATTCTTAGTATCATTTGCTAACTTTAGCTCTATTGGTATTATTTCTGGTGCTATTAAATCATTAAATGATAAAAAAGGTGACGTTGTTGCAAGATTCGGATTAAAATTATTATTCGGTGCGACATTAGTATCATTTATTTCAGCAGCAATTGCTGGATTCTTCATTTAA
- the pdxS gene encoding pyridoxal 5'-phosphate synthase lyase subunit PdxS — MSKIVGSERVKRGMAEMQKGGVIMDVVNAEQAKIAEEAGAVAVMALERVPSDIRAAGGVARSANPKIVEEVMNAVSIPVMAKARIGHITEARVLEAMGVDYIDESEVLTPADEEYHLRKDQFTVPFVCGCRNLGEAARRIGEGAAMLRTKGEPGTGNIVEAVRHMRRVNAEVSRLTVMNDDEIMTFAKDIGAPYEVLKQIKDNGRLPVVNFAAGGVATPQDAALMMELGADGVFVGSGIFKSEDPEKFAKAIVQATTHYQDYELIGKLAAELGTAMKGLDINQISLEERMQERGW, encoded by the coding sequence ATGTCTAAAATAGTTGGATCTGAAAGAGTTAAACGAGGAATGGCTGAAATGCAAAAAGGCGGCGTTATTATGGATGTTGTCAATGCGGAACAAGCTAAAATTGCAGAAGAAGCTGGTGCTGTTGCAGTTATGGCATTAGAAAGAGTACCTTCTGACATCCGTGCAGCTGGTGGTGTTGCACGTAGTGCTAACCCTAAAATTGTTGAAGAAGTTATGAATGCTGTATCTATTCCAGTTATGGCTAAAGCACGAATTGGTCATATTACAGAAGCTCGTGTATTAGAAGCAATGGGTGTGGATTATATTGATGAATCAGAAGTACTAACACCTGCTGATGAAGAATATCATTTGCGTAAAGATCAATTCACAGTACCTTTTGTATGTGGTTGTCGTAATTTAGGTGAAGCTGCTCGTCGTATCGGCGAAGGGGCTGCTATGTTAAGAACTAAAGGAGAACCGGGTACGGGTAATATTGTCGAAGCAGTAAGACATATGAGAAGAGTTAATGCTGAAGTGAGTCGATTGACTGTTATGAATGATGATGAAATTATGACATTTGCTAAAGATATCGGAGCACCATATGAAGTTTTAAAACAAATCAAAGATAATGGTAGATTACCAGTTGTTAACTTTGCTGCAGGTGGCGTTGCAACACCTCAAGATGCTGCTTTAATGATGGAACTAGGTGCAGATGGTGTATTTGTTGGATCAGGTATTTTCAAATCTGAGGATCCAGAAAAATTCGCTAAAGCGATTGTTCAAGCTACGACACACTATCAAGATTATGAGCTAATTGGTAAATTAGCTGCCGAATTAGGAACTGCTATGAAAGGCTTAGACATTAACCAAATTTCATTAGAAGAACGTATGCAAGAGCGTGGTTGGTAA